The Pseudomonas sp. MH9.2 genomic interval TGCTTGTCCTGCCAGCGACCGCCACGCTGCATCAGCAGGCCGATACGCGCCAGATCCCGCGCGCTCATGTAGGCATAAGACGAGCTGACGAAGATGCCGCTCCCATCGGTTTCCCACACCGCGCTGCGAATGCCCAGCGGCTCGAACAGCGCAGTCCAGGGATAGTCCGGGTAGGCCTTGTCACCAACCATGCCTTTCAAGGCTGCAGACAATACGTTGCTGTCACCGCTGGAATAACGGTAGACGGCTCCCGGCGCGCAGGCCACGCCATGCCCAGCGGTGAATCGGGCCATATCGCGGTGCCCTCGGGTATAAAGCATCGCTACCACTGAGGAGTTGAGCGGCGCGTACTCATAGTCTTCCTGCCAATCCAGACCCGAGGCCCAATGCAGCAAATCCTGCACACGGATGTCCGGGTGGGCCTTGAACGGTGGGTAGAATGTGCTCACTGAATCGTCCAGCTGGAAACGCCCTTCACCAAACGCGACACCAAGCACGCTGGCCATCACGCTTTTGCTGACTGACCAAGTCAAATGCGCCGTGTTGGCCGTGGTCGCTGCCGCATAGCGCTCGTAAACCAGTTGTCCGTCGCGGATCACCAACAGCGCATCGGTGCGGATGCCTTTGCGGGTCGCGTCATCACGTGCTGGGAAGGCGTAATCCTCCAACGCTAGCACCGCCGGGCTCCGTGCCGCAGGGGCGCTTGACCATTGTTCGCCGGGCCAGTTTTGCGCCAACGCCG includes:
- a CDS encoding serine hydrolase, whose protein sequence is MNLRLFLRLCQSVALGLCACSALAQNWPGEQWSSAPAARSPAVLALEDYAFPARDDATRKGIRTDALLVIRDGQLVYERYAAATTANTAHLTWSVSKSVMASVLGVAFGEGRFQLDDSVSTFYPPFKAHPDIRVQDLLHWASGLDWQEDYEYAPLNSSVVAMLYTRGHRDMARFTAGHGVACAPGAVYRYSSGDSNVLSAALKGMVGDKAYPDYPWTALFEPLGIRSAVWETDGSGIFVSSSYAYMSARDLARIGLLMQRGGRWQDKQLLPKAWVDFSLTPFAHNQSASDNEVPGGQWWLNRLPDADTSIRPWPDAPPDAFAALGHWGQALYVVPSANLVIVRYADDRDARYDDDQLLKRALAAFAGEGEQ